The following proteins are encoded in a genomic region of Thermococcus henrietii:
- a CDS encoding type II secretion system F family protein, translating into MGFIEFLERLGGKTIEITEKPMRRVPKGKSIQERLRALKELQKEIEEEKRESEQEKLVEEVIEWRKEEISQPFSERLAEVVLKYFKGPVEALTNSIKGLDRDLYRANIFMPKEKYVAYMLGVAMMAAFFGFLFAYLLYMPLSTSLLIGLLGFFGGFFYMRQYPKMVWRKRVAEVERTMPYALRHMASLLSAGVGIAEAILSVAKADYGVLSEEFELILRDMRTGSSFEDALTKFEEKMASENISRVTKQILRAVKFGGNLAEILYKLAEDFSFEYRMKLVEYVQKVNGIAFIYMFMTIVMPTMFVVGVLAGSVMAQQLIFNVQTLAVILILAFPAMSLIIINMIKKAEPR; encoded by the coding sequence ATGGGGTTCATAGAGTTCCTTGAGAGGTTGGGTGGGAAGACGATAGAGATTACCGAAAAGCCAATGCGTCGTGTTCCTAAGGGCAAGTCGATTCAGGAGAGACTCCGCGCTCTCAAGGAGCTTCAAAAGGAGATAGAAGAGGAGAAACGAGAGAGTGAGCAGGAAAAACTCGTTGAGGAGGTCATTGAGTGGCGTAAGGAGGAAATAAGCCAGCCTTTCTCAGAGAGACTCGCCGAGGTGGTACTTAAGTACTTTAAGGGACCCGTTGAAGCGCTGACTAACTCCATTAAGGGGCTTGACAGGGACCTTTACAGGGCCAACATATTCATGCCAAAGGAGAAGTACGTCGCCTACATGCTCGGGGTTGCCATGATGGCAGCGTTCTTTGGTTTCCTTTTTGCTTATCTTCTCTACATGCCCCTGAGTACGTCTCTCCTCATAGGACTCCTCGGGTTCTTTGGTGGATTCTTCTACATGAGACAGTACCCCAAGATGGTGTGGCGCAAGCGCGTGGCAGAAGTTGAGAGAACAATGCCCTATGCCCTAAGGCACATGGCATCCCTCCTCAGTGCCGGCGTTGGTATAGCCGAGGCCATACTCTCAGTTGCCAAAGCTGATTACGGCGTTCTCTCGGAGGAGTTCGAGTTAATCCTTAGGGACATGAGAACTGGTTCATCCTTTGAGGATGCCCTGACCAAGTTCGAGGAGAAAATGGCATCTGAGAACATAAGCAGAGTTACCAAGCAGATTCTGAGGGCCGTTAAATTCGGCGGAAACCTAGCGGAGATACTCTACAAGCTCGCTGAGGACTTCTCCTTTGAGTACAGGATGAAGCTCGTGGAATACGTTCAGAAGGTCAACGGTATAGCTTTTATCTACATGTTCATGACCATAGTCATGCCGACTATGTTCGTCGTTGGTGTCTTGGCAGGTTCTGTTATGGCCCAGCAGCTCATCTTCAACGTTCAAACCCTGGCGGTTATACTAATCCTTGCATTCCCCGCGATGTCGCTGATTATCATCAACATGATTAAGAAGGCTGAGCCGAGGTGA